The following are from one region of the Leucobacter sp. Psy1 genome:
- a CDS encoding homocysteine S-methyltransferase family protein yields the protein MTETNPLKARLDAGPVICAEGFLFELEKRGYLTAGEFVPEVALEFPDALESLHIDFQRAGSDIVEAFTYNGHREKMRVIGKEDLLEPLNRSALQIARRVADRVPGNFMAGNISNSNIWDPADAGRQAEVRGFFDEMVGWAVEEGADLIIGETFYFAGEAIAAAESAKASGLPVVLTLAPMAFQEMADGVSIVETAQRLEQLGVDVVGLNCFRGPETMLPWLRQIREAVSCHVGALPIPYRTTEAEPTFFNLSDPHAAVPSPHGRTFPTALDPLYTNRYEIGAFAKEAYDLGVHYIGVCCGATPMHIREVAEAVGLTTEASRFSENMKNHFMYGDNERLADNVVALGDRA from the coding sequence ATGACCGAGACCAATCCCCTCAAGGCCCGCCTCGACGCGGGCCCCGTCATCTGTGCCGAGGGCTTCCTCTTCGAGCTCGAGAAGCGCGGCTACCTGACCGCCGGAGAGTTCGTTCCCGAGGTGGCCCTCGAATTCCCGGACGCCCTGGAGTCCCTCCACATCGACTTCCAGCGGGCCGGCTCCGACATCGTGGAGGCGTTCACGTACAACGGTCACCGGGAGAAGATGCGGGTCATCGGCAAGGAGGACCTGCTCGAGCCCCTCAACCGGTCAGCGCTGCAGATCGCGCGACGCGTCGCCGACCGCGTGCCCGGCAACTTCATGGCGGGCAACATCTCGAACTCGAACATCTGGGATCCCGCCGATGCCGGCCGACAGGCAGAGGTGCGGGGCTTCTTCGACGAGATGGTCGGCTGGGCCGTCGAGGAGGGCGCTGATCTCATCATCGGCGAGACCTTCTACTTCGCCGGCGAGGCGATCGCCGCGGCGGAGTCCGCGAAGGCCAGCGGGCTGCCTGTGGTGCTCACGCTGGCGCCGATGGCGTTCCAGGAGATGGCCGACGGGGTCAGCATCGTCGAAACCGCGCAGCGTCTCGAGCAGCTCGGCGTCGACGTCGTCGGCCTGAACTGCTTCCGCGGTCCCGAGACGATGCTGCCCTGGCTGCGGCAGATCCGCGAGGCGGTCTCGTGTCACGTCGGCGCGCTCCCCATCCCCTACCGCACGACCGAGGCGGAGCCCACCTTCTTCAACCTGTCAGACCCGCACGCCGCGGTGCCCTCGCCGCACGGCCGCACGTTCCCGACGGCACTCGACCCGCTCTACACGAACCGGTACGAGATCGGCGCCTTCGCGAAGGAGGCCTACGACCTCGGCGTGCACTACATCGGCGTGTGCTGCGGCGCGACCCCCATGCACATCCGCGAGGTCGCGGAAGCCGTTGGACTCACCACCGAGGCGAGCCGGTTCTCCGAGAACATGAAGAACCACTTCATGTACGGCGACAACGAGCGCCTGGCGGACAACGTCGTCGCACTCGGCGACCGCGCCTAG
- a CDS encoding helicase-associated domain-containing protein, with the protein MSGTLALATSIAALERAELERLVERRPPVAPTQVVDSISLALDLLREDSLARALEAQDRASLAGLRDLGSADADIAASLRSWGLVGIDATGIVALPEVTAALEAASARAAHDAVAGTSDASGSAIRERREDLSAWYAPALVETQRAAAILRGLRQAPGKANRRGEVAVTSVRALAEAARSEPELAARTLTTLRLAGLITVTGQRDVAERRVVVTERAGAWLAHPHAARWITLASARVAAVTPALRRVVALAGGDVRATVGSKLRDEYPLSSDRTLEAASEFAEAAEQLGLTLDGFLTAPATALWDDASPTEDLLGTVEAALPDQAPGVYLQPDLSVVAPGPLAPEDEEMLFALAVVEQLGVASTFRLSDGSLLRALDAGLPIGDVRAFLERMSLTWIPQPLEYLLGDLSERAGSITVEVHHGDEGRSRVRVAKSDVLHRLAADRALRHLRLQTFIVSEVPPRSGAGPVAQADSEPPVESLSLFSPLAPEHVHAALVDARYPARLAADAAPPARPTGAAASSPAPVGTDDPGSDLVERVFAASRSEPGAGDFTRHLELAIRDRRPVRVSAEARGATHSFTLQPLSISGGRLRAADQQAGVERTLPITAITGVESI; encoded by the coding sequence ATGAGCGGAACGCTCGCACTCGCCACATCGATCGCCGCTCTGGAGCGCGCGGAGCTCGAGCGGCTGGTGGAGCGCCGCCCTCCGGTCGCACCGACGCAGGTGGTCGACAGCATCTCGCTCGCTCTGGACCTGCTCCGCGAGGACTCCCTCGCCCGCGCCCTCGAGGCCCAGGATCGCGCGAGCCTCGCCGGCCTCAGGGACCTCGGGTCCGCGGACGCCGACATCGCGGCCTCATTGAGGTCGTGGGGACTAGTCGGCATCGATGCGACGGGGATCGTGGCGCTCCCCGAAGTGACCGCGGCCCTCGAGGCCGCCTCCGCTCGCGCGGCGCACGATGCGGTAGCCGGAACGTCTGATGCCTCCGGGTCCGCGATACGGGAGCGACGGGAAGACCTCTCGGCCTGGTATGCGCCTGCGCTCGTCGAGACGCAGCGCGCCGCCGCGATACTCCGCGGACTCCGCCAGGCGCCTGGCAAAGCGAACCGTCGCGGCGAGGTCGCCGTGACGAGCGTACGCGCCCTCGCGGAGGCGGCCAGATCGGAACCCGAACTCGCCGCGCGCACCCTGACGACGCTGCGACTGGCGGGGCTCATCACCGTGACCGGTCAGCGCGATGTCGCCGAGCGCCGGGTCGTGGTGACGGAGCGCGCGGGAGCGTGGCTCGCCCACCCCCATGCTGCGCGCTGGATCACCCTCGCCTCGGCGAGGGTGGCGGCCGTAACGCCCGCGCTCCGCCGCGTCGTCGCACTCGCCGGCGGGGACGTCCGCGCAACCGTCGGCAGCAAGCTGCGCGACGAGTACCCGCTCAGTTCCGACCGCACGCTCGAGGCCGCGAGCGAGTTCGCCGAGGCCGCCGAACAGCTCGGGCTCACCCTCGATGGGTTCCTCACCGCGCCTGCGACCGCACTGTGGGACGACGCCTCGCCCACCGAGGACCTGCTCGGGACCGTCGAGGCCGCACTCCCCGACCAGGCTCCCGGCGTCTACCTGCAGCCGGACCTCAGCGTCGTAGCACCCGGCCCGCTCGCCCCCGAGGACGAGGAGATGCTGTTCGCGCTCGCCGTGGTCGAGCAGCTCGGCGTCGCCTCCACGTTCCGGCTTTCCGATGGCTCACTGCTGCGGGCGCTCGATGCGGGTCTCCCGATCGGCGATGTGCGAGCATTCCTGGAACGCATGTCGCTCACGTGGATCCCGCAGCCGCTCGAGTATCTGCTCGGCGACCTCTCAGAGCGCGCCGGGAGCATCACCGTCGAGGTCCACCACGGTGATGAGGGGCGCTCGCGGGTGCGCGTCGCGAAGAGCGACGTGCTGCACCGGCTCGCCGCCGACCGCGCGCTCCGCCACCTCAGGCTGCAGACCTTCATCGTGTCCGAGGTGCCGCCTCGCTCGGGGGCCGGGCCGGTGGCTCAGGCCGACTCGGAGCCTCCCGTCGAATCGCTCTCGCTGTTCTCCCCGCTCGCCCCTGAGCACGTGCACGCCGCGCTCGTCGATGCGCGGTACCCGGCCAGGCTTGCCGCCGACGCGGCACCGCCTGCCCGACCCACCGGCGCTGCGGCCTCCTCCCCCGCGCCCGTCGGCACGGATGATCCCGGAAGCGATCTCGTCGAGCGGGTCTTCGCCGCGTCCCGTAGCGAGCCGGGCGCGGGCGACTTCACCCGGCACCTCGAGCTCGCGATCCGAGATCGCCGCCCGGTCAGGGTCAGTGCCGAAGCCCGCGGTGCGACGCACAGCTTCACCTTGCAGCCCCTCTCGATCAGCGGGGGGCGTCTCCGCGCCGCCGATCAGCAGGCGGGCGTCGAGCGCACCCTCCCCATCACCGCCATCACGGGCGTCGAGTCGATCTGA
- a CDS encoding DUF3027 domain-containing protein, protein MSESDAAARADTAATAEGTDTVITEDPALLGAYEQARAAIAEVTDPADIGAPAGAEMSEPRVATLYFECRLLGYPGWRWAASLTRVDEDSPITVLEVELLPGEGAVVAPEWVPWSERLAQFRDAQSQESSDDETDDADEDTDEFDGVEDDIDGVDIDELDDDGSESDDTESDAREEA, encoded by the coding sequence ATGTCTGAGTCAGACGCCGCCGCCCGGGCCGATACAGCAGCCACGGCGGAGGGAACCGACACGGTGATCACCGAGGATCCGGCGCTGCTCGGTGCGTACGAACAGGCGAGGGCCGCTATCGCCGAGGTCACGGATCCCGCCGACATCGGCGCGCCCGCGGGGGCGGAGATGTCGGAGCCGCGCGTCGCGACGCTCTACTTCGAGTGCCGCCTGCTCGGCTACCCTGGGTGGCGCTGGGCGGCATCGCTCACCCGCGTCGACGAGGACTCCCCGATCACGGTGCTGGAGGTCGAACTGCTTCCGGGCGAGGGCGCCGTGGTCGCTCCCGAGTGGGTGCCCTGGTCCGAGCGCCTCGCCCAGTTCCGCGACGCGCAGTCGCAGGAATCCTCCGATGACGAGACCGACGACGCCGACGAAGACACCGACGAGTTCGACGGTGTCGAGGATGACATCGATGGCGTCGACATCGACGAGCTCGATGACGATGGGTCCGAGAGCGACGACACCGAGAGTGACGCTCGCGAGGAGGCCTGA
- a CDS encoding DNA repair helicase XPB, protein MTLGPLIVQSDHTVLLEVAHPDAEEARHALAVFAELERAPEHIHTYRVTRLGLWNARAAGHTAEEIVGTLNEYAKFPVPTSVSSEIEETMRRYGKLTIERLEPAVGDDDGTAQLVLRSDEPAILKEVASAKKIAPLLGNQLDERTYPVEAWARGQLKQELVSRGWPAEDLAGFTPGEPHEITLEEDGWHLRDYQAKAVDAFERGGSGVVVLPCGAGKTIVGAASMAAVGAKTLILVTNAVSARQWRDELIRRTSLTEDEIGEYSGQVKEVKAVTIATYQILTSRRKGEYQHLSLLDAQDWGLIVYDEVHLLPAPVFKLTADLQARRRIGLTATLVREDGREGDVFSLIGPKRYDAAWRDIEAQGFIAPAECFEVRVELPESERMDYAVAEDQDRYRIASSASVKQPVARRIIAKHPGESVLVIGQYIEQLESMAEALGCPLITGQTPVDERERLFQAFREGSERILVVSKVANFSVDLPDASVAIQISGSFGSRQEEAQRLGRLLRPKANGASASFYTLVTRDTVDQDFAQNRQRFLAEQGYAYTLMNADEL, encoded by the coding sequence ATGACTCTCGGCCCCCTCATCGTGCAGAGCGACCACACCGTGCTCCTCGAGGTGGCGCACCCTGACGCCGAAGAGGCCAGGCACGCCCTCGCCGTCTTCGCTGAACTCGAGCGCGCACCCGAGCACATCCACACCTACCGCGTCACCCGACTCGGCCTGTGGAACGCCCGCGCCGCCGGGCACACTGCCGAGGAGATCGTCGGAACGCTGAACGAGTACGCGAAGTTCCCGGTTCCGACCTCGGTGTCGAGCGAGATCGAAGAGACCATGCGCCGGTACGGCAAACTCACGATCGAGCGTTTGGAGCCCGCAGTGGGCGACGACGACGGGACGGCGCAGCTGGTGCTGCGATCCGACGAACCCGCCATCTTGAAAGAGGTGGCGAGCGCGAAGAAGATCGCACCGCTGCTCGGCAACCAGCTGGACGAGCGCACCTACCCCGTCGAGGCGTGGGCGCGCGGCCAGCTGAAGCAGGAGCTGGTGAGCCGCGGCTGGCCTGCGGAGGACCTCGCGGGGTTCACGCCGGGCGAGCCGCACGAGATCACGCTCGAGGAGGACGGCTGGCACCTCCGCGACTATCAGGCCAAGGCCGTGGACGCGTTCGAGCGCGGCGGTTCTGGCGTCGTCGTGCTGCCGTGCGGTGCGGGGAAGACGATCGTGGGCGCCGCCTCGATGGCCGCGGTCGGGGCGAAGACGCTGATCCTCGTGACGAACGCCGTATCGGCCAGGCAGTGGCGCGACGAGCTGATCAGGCGCACCTCGCTCACCGAGGACGAGATCGGCGAGTACTCCGGGCAGGTCAAGGAGGTCAAGGCGGTCACCATCGCGACCTACCAGATCCTCACGAGCCGCCGGAAGGGCGAGTACCAGCACCTCTCGCTGCTCGACGCGCAGGACTGGGGGCTCATCGTGTACGACGAGGTCCACCTGCTGCCGGCGCCGGTGTTCAAGCTCACCGCCGACCTGCAGGCGCGCCGCCGCATCGGCCTCACCGCCACCCTCGTGCGCGAGGACGGCCGCGAGGGCGACGTCTTCAGCCTGATCGGGCCGAAGCGCTACGACGCCGCATGGCGCGACATCGAGGCGCAGGGGTTCATCGCACCTGCGGAGTGCTTCGAGGTGCGCGTCGAACTGCCCGAGTCCGAGCGCATGGACTACGCCGTCGCCGAGGATCAGGATCGCTACCGGATCGCCTCGAGCGCGTCGGTGAAGCAGCCCGTCGCGCGCCGCATCATCGCGAAGCATCCCGGCGAGAGCGTGCTCGTGATCGGTCAGTACATCGAGCAGCTCGAATCGATGGCGGAGGCCCTCGGGTGCCCGCTCATCACCGGGCAGACCCCGGTCGACGAGCGGGAGCGCCTCTTCCAGGCGTTCCGGGAGGGCTCCGAGCGGATCCTCGTCGTCTCGAAGGTCGCGAACTTCTCCGTCGATCTGCCCGACGCCTCGGTGGCGATCCAGATCTCGGGCTCGTTCGGGTCGCGACAGGAGGAGGCTCAGCGTCTCGGCCGTCTGCTCCGCCCCAAGGCGAACGGGGCCTCCGCGTCGTTCTACACGCTTGTCACCCGCGACACCGTCGATCAGGACTTCGCGCAGAACCGTCAGCGGTTCCTCGCCGAGCAGGGATACGCCTACACGCTCATGAACGCGGACGAGCTGTAA
- a CDS encoding cold-shock protein, with protein MPNGKVRFYDEDKGFGFIQGDDGQQVYLHASVIPEGTEVHSGSRLEYSVGEGRRGPQALSVRVLDAPRLAKRSRKSADEMAVIIEDLVKLLDGMGTRLQHGQYPERAQSRKIATMLRKVADDFDV; from the coding sequence ATGCCGAACGGCAAGGTCAGGTTCTACGACGAGGACAAGGGTTTCGGTTTCATCCAGGGCGATGACGGGCAGCAGGTGTACCTGCACGCCTCGGTGATCCCCGAGGGTACTGAGGTGCACTCCGGATCGCGCCTCGAGTACAGCGTCGGTGAGGGGCGCCGGGGTCCGCAAGCCCTGTCGGTGCGGGTGCTCGACGCCCCCAGGCTCGCGAAACGCTCGAGGAAGTCGGCAGACGAGATGGCGGTCATCATCGAGGATCTCGTGAAGCTGCTCGACGGGATGGGGACGCGCCTGCAGCACGGCCAGTACCCGGAGCGCGCGCAGTCGCGGAAGATCGCTACAATGCTGCGCAAGGTTGCGGACGACTTCGATGTCTGA
- a CDS encoding HAMP domain-containing sensor histidine kinase, producing the protein MAKRTLTERLADVSLRAKTTAVTVFILFLGLFVAGIGTLTLLQPLLLGSQETQLQQLRSDPSGALAPEADTGQLKRNDVLYATNQYYVAVLGTDGAVQYDNTRGSTSANVPHVPHLTRAEVAANGNEITRLSGEDGATWLAVTLPITGTSGEVTGTLLIASSTAWATRVLTQFVIIFSGFGIAVILLGAALTRILITGTLMPLASVEKTALEISKGDYSKRIMVASPHTEVGHLGESLNVMLDRLDGSLADRARTIEQMRRFVGDAGHELRTPLVSVRGYAELYRMGALQDEEHVAQAMERIEKEAIRMTSLVEDLLSLARLDERRPLELAELALNDLANDAALDAGVQAPDREITAVTDPTNPVVVGDEHRVRQVMTNLIGNALRHTPEGSPIEVVVSRPEGASGARFEIVDHGEGIPEQIRTKIFDRFWRADTSRNRETGGSGLGLAIVKSIVDLHGGSVAVHETAGGGATFRIDLPGPAESGTTQA; encoded by the coding sequence GTGGCGAAGCGCACCCTCACCGAGCGCTTGGCCGACGTATCACTGCGGGCCAAGACGACCGCGGTGACGGTGTTCATCCTGTTCCTCGGCCTGTTCGTCGCGGGTATCGGCACGCTGACGCTGCTGCAGCCGCTCCTGCTGGGGTCGCAGGAGACGCAGTTGCAGCAGCTGCGGAGCGACCCCTCTGGCGCGCTCGCCCCTGAGGCGGACACCGGGCAGCTCAAGCGGAACGACGTGCTGTACGCGACGAATCAGTACTACGTCGCTGTGCTCGGCACCGACGGCGCGGTCCAGTACGACAATACTCGCGGCTCGACCTCGGCGAACGTTCCCCACGTCCCGCACCTCACGCGGGCCGAGGTGGCCGCCAACGGGAACGAGATCACCCGACTCTCGGGTGAGGACGGGGCCACCTGGCTCGCCGTGACCCTCCCGATCACGGGAACGAGCGGCGAGGTCACCGGCACCCTGCTCATCGCGAGTTCGACCGCGTGGGCGACGCGAGTGCTCACGCAGTTCGTCATCATCTTCAGCGGGTTCGGGATCGCCGTGATCCTGCTCGGCGCGGCGCTCACCCGGATCCTGATCACCGGCACCCTCATGCCGCTGGCCTCGGTCGAGAAGACCGCGCTCGAGATCTCGAAGGGCGACTATTCGAAGCGCATCATGGTCGCGAGCCCCCACACCGAAGTCGGACACCTCGGCGAGTCGTTGAACGTCATGCTCGACCGCCTCGACGGGTCGCTCGCCGACCGTGCGCGCACCATCGAGCAGATGCGCCGCTTCGTCGGCGACGCCGGTCATGAGCTCCGCACGCCGCTGGTGTCGGTGCGCGGCTACGCCGAGCTTTACCGCATGGGCGCGCTTCAGGATGAGGAGCATGTCGCCCAGGCGATGGAGCGCATCGAGAAGGAGGCGATCCGCATGACCTCGCTGGTCGAGGATCTCCTCTCCCTCGCGAGGCTCGACGAGCGACGCCCGCTCGAACTCGCCGAGCTCGCGCTCAACGATCTCGCGAACGATGCGGCGCTCGACGCCGGCGTGCAGGCCCCTGACCGGGAGATCACCGCCGTCACTGACCCCACGAACCCCGTCGTCGTGGGTGACGAGCACCGCGTCAGGCAGGTCATGACGAACCTCATCGGCAACGCACTGCGCCACACGCCAGAGGGCAGCCCCATCGAGGTCGTCGTGTCGCGTCCCGAGGGCGCGAGCGGCGCACGTTTCGAGATCGTCGATCACGGTGAGGGGATCCCCGAGCAGATTCGCACCAAGATCTTCGACCGGTTCTGGCGCGCCGACACCTCGCGGAACCGCGAGACGGGCGGCTCGGGCCTGGGGCTCGCGATCGTCAAGTCCATCGTCGATCTGCACGGCGGTTCCGTCGCGGTCCACGAGACCGCCGGTGGCGGTGCAACGTTCCGCATCGACCTCCCCGGGCCGGCGGAGAGCGGTACCACGCAGGCGTGA
- a CDS encoding metal-dependent transcriptional regulator yields MTDLIDTTEMYLRTILELEEEGIVPLRARISERLGHSGPTVSQTVGRMERDGLVVVTGDRHLEFTPEGREKAVHVMRKHRIAERLLADVIGLEWEYVHEEACRWEHVMSEQVERKLLEILDHPTESPYGNPIPGLEELGARSGASFQVGVENLSTVLDGVGATVTARVRRLAEPAQYDPELLKQLADARITPGQMATFVRDADSVRIRVDGDSEEFLLPIEFMPYVFVSE; encoded by the coding sequence TTGACGGATCTGATCGACACGACGGAGATGTACCTGCGCACGATCCTGGAACTCGAGGAAGAGGGGATCGTGCCGTTGCGCGCGCGCATCTCCGAGCGTCTCGGCCATTCCGGGCCCACCGTGTCCCAGACCGTCGGCCGCATGGAGCGGGACGGCCTCGTCGTCGTCACGGGTGATCGGCATCTCGAATTCACCCCCGAGGGGCGCGAGAAGGCCGTGCACGTCATGCGCAAGCATCGCATCGCAGAGCGTCTGCTCGCCGATGTCATCGGACTCGAGTGGGAGTACGTGCACGAGGAGGCGTGCCGCTGGGAGCACGTCATGAGCGAGCAGGTCGAGCGGAAGCTCCTTGAGATCCTCGACCACCCCACGGAGTCTCCCTACGGCAACCCGATCCCCGGTCTCGAAGAGCTCGGCGCGCGATCGGGTGCCTCGTTCCAGGTCGGTGTGGAGAACCTCTCGACGGTGCTCGACGGTGTCGGTGCGACCGTAACGGCGCGCGTCCGACGTCTCGCGGAGCCCGCGCAGTACGATCCCGAGCTCCTGAAGCAGCTCGCGGACGCCCGGATCACCCCCGGCCAGATGGCCACCTTCGTGCGCGATGCCGACTCGGTGCGCATTCGCGTGGACGGAGACTCGGAGGAGTTCCTGCTCCCCATCGAGTTCATGCCCTACGTCTTCGTCTCGGAGTAG
- a CDS encoding putative hydro-lyase — MSVRPTAEQLAAARAARADARSGSTAPTSGLAAGLVQANLISVPADWAYDVLLFAQRNPKPCPVLEVLDAGAWESRLAPGSDLRTDIPGYRVWRDGVLTEEVSGAASVWEEHPDLVSFLIGCSFTFEAGLVEAGIPIRHQEAGRNVPMYRTSRACAPAGRLRGDTVVSMRAIPAERVADAVQISGRYPAVHGAPVAVGDPAALGIADLHAPEFGDAPVIEPGDVPVFWACGVTPQAAIMDSRPPFALTHAPGSMFITDVPDANYLV; from the coding sequence ATGAGCGTGCGTCCCACTGCTGAACAGCTCGCGGCGGCGCGTGCGGCGCGTGCCGACGCCCGCTCAGGCTCCACGGCGCCCACCAGCGGTCTCGCCGCCGGTCTCGTGCAGGCGAACCTGATTTCGGTGCCGGCCGACTGGGCGTACGACGTGCTCCTGTTTGCGCAGCGAAATCCCAAGCCCTGCCCCGTCCTCGAGGTGCTCGACGCCGGTGCCTGGGAGTCGCGGCTCGCGCCGGGATCGGACCTCAGGACCGACATTCCCGGCTATCGGGTCTGGCGTGACGGCGTGCTCACGGAGGAGGTGTCCGGTGCCGCTTCTGTGTGGGAGGAGCACCCCGACCTCGTGTCGTTCCTCATCGGATGCAGCTTCACCTTCGAGGCGGGGCTCGTCGAGGCGGGAATTCCGATCCGGCACCAGGAGGCCGGGCGAAACGTTCCGATGTACCGCACGTCGCGCGCGTGCGCTCCAGCGGGTCGTCTGCGCGGCGACACTGTCGTCTCGATGCGCGCGATTCCCGCCGAGCGGGTCGCGGACGCGGTGCAGATCTCGGGTCGGTACCCCGCGGTCCACGGAGCCCCGGTCGCCGTGGGAGATCCCGCCGCGCTCGGGATCGCGGATCTCCACGCTCCCGAGTTCGGCGATGCGCCGGTCATCGAGCCGGGCGACGTTCCCGTGTTCTGGGCGTGCGGCGTGACGCCGCAGGCGGCCATCATGGATTCGCGTCCGCCGTTCGCGCTGACTCACGCTCCCGGCAGTATGTTCATCACCGACGTCCCCGACGCGAACTACCTCGTCTGA
- the serC gene encoding phosphoserine transaminase: MAEIVIPADLLPSDGRFGCGPSKVRDAQLRFLESVQGSVLGTSHRQAPVKDLVGSVREGLAQLFRAPEGYEILLANGGATTFWDSAVHSLIETRSQHLSFGEFGAKFGKAAAAAPFLQDPDIRTADAGSRATAEAVSGVDVYAYPQNETSTGVMAPVRRVHGDDGALTVVDATSGAGGIDFDANEVDVYYFSPQKNFASDGGLWFALVSPAAIERIERVTASGRYIPEVLNLSGAIENSRKNQTLNTPALATVAMMDEQVRWMNENGGLPWAASRTAESSGVLYTWAERSSVATPFAAKPEDRSQVVVTIDFDESVDASQISRVLRANGVVDTEPYRKLGRNQLRIATFTAIDPDDVRALTRSIDYVLERIV, translated from the coding sequence ATGGCCGAAATCGTGATCCCTGCAGACCTGCTCCCCTCCGATGGACGATTCGGATGCGGTCCATCGAAGGTGCGTGACGCTCAGCTCCGCTTCCTCGAGTCCGTTCAGGGATCGGTGCTCGGAACCTCCCACCGTCAGGCACCGGTGAAGGACCTCGTCGGCAGCGTCCGTGAGGGGCTCGCGCAGCTCTTCCGCGCCCCTGAGGGCTACGAGATCCTCCTCGCGAACGGGGGCGCCACCACTTTCTGGGACTCTGCGGTGCACTCACTCATCGAGACGCGCAGTCAGCACCTCTCGTTCGGCGAGTTCGGGGCCAAGTTCGGGAAGGCCGCGGCGGCCGCACCGTTCCTCCAGGATCCCGACATCCGCACCGCGGACGCCGGGTCGCGCGCCACCGCCGAAGCAGTCTCAGGCGTCGACGTGTACGCCTACCCCCAGAACGAGACCTCCACGGGCGTCATGGCCCCCGTGCGGCGAGTGCACGGAGACGACGGGGCGCTGACGGTGGTCGATGCCACGAGCGGTGCCGGAGGGATCGACTTCGACGCGAACGAAGTCGACGTCTACTACTTCTCTCCGCAGAAGAACTTCGCATCGGACGGGGGCCTGTGGTTCGCACTCGTCTCCCCCGCCGCGATCGAGCGCATCGAGCGGGTCACTGCATCCGGACGATACATTCCCGAGGTGCTGAACCTGTCGGGCGCGATCGAGAACTCCCGGAAGAACCAGACGCTCAACACTCCTGCCCTCGCGACCGTCGCCATGATGGACGAGCAGGTGCGCTGGATGAACGAGAACGGCGGGCTGCCGTGGGCGGCATCACGGACGGCGGAGTCCTCAGGGGTCCTCTACACCTGGGCCGAGCGCAGTTCCGTGGCCACCCCGTTCGCGGCGAAGCCCGAGGACCGCTCGCAGGTCGTCGTGACCATCGATTTCGACGAGAGCGTGGACGCGTCGCAGATCTCACGCGTGCTCCGCGCCAACGGAGTCGTCGACACCGAGCCGTACCGGAAGCTCGGGCGCAATCAGCTCAGGATCGCGACCTTCACGGCGATCGATCCCGACGATGTGCGTGCGCTCACCCGCAGCATCGACTACGTGCTCGAGCGCATCGTCTGA
- a CDS encoding response regulator transcription factor, translating into MNAQPKGPRILIVDDEPSIRELLSTSLRFAGFGIRAVANGAQTISAVLEEEPDLIILDVMLPDMNGFSVTKRLRSAGYTAPIIFLTAKDETDDKVEGLTVGGDDYVTKPFSLDEIIARIKAILRRTTQEDEESVLSVGPITMDQDTHEVSVAGTPVELSPTEFKLLRYLMQNTNRVLSKAQILDHVWEYDFNGDAGIVESYISYLRRKLDPLTEESLIQTKRGFGYMLKTEQK; encoded by the coding sequence ATGAACGCACAGCCCAAAGGCCCCAGGATCCTGATCGTCGACGACGAGCCCAGCATTCGCGAGCTCCTGAGCACCAGCCTGCGGTTCGCCGGTTTCGGCATCCGCGCCGTGGCGAACGGTGCGCAGACCATCTCGGCCGTTCTCGAGGAGGAGCCGGACCTCATCATCCTCGACGTCATGCTGCCCGATATGAACGGGTTCAGCGTCACGAAGCGTCTCCGCAGTGCCGGGTACACGGCGCCTATTATCTTCCTCACTGCGAAGGACGAGACCGACGACAAGGTCGAAGGCCTCACCGTCGGCGGCGACGACTACGTGACGAAGCCGTTCAGCCTCGACGAGATCATCGCCCGCATCAAGGCGATCCTGCGCCGCACGACGCAGGAGGACGAGGAGTCGGTGCTCTCCGTCGGCCCCATCACGATGGATCAGGACACCCATGAGGTGTCGGTCGCGGGGACGCCCGTCGAACTCTCCCCCACCGAGTTCAAGCTGCTGCGCTACCTCATGCAGAACACGAACCGCGTGCTCTCGAAGGCGCAGATCCTCGACCACGTGTGGGAGTACGACTTCAACGGCGACGCCGGGATCGTCGAGTCCTACATCTCGTACCTGCGCCGCAAGCTCGACCCGCTGACCGAGGAGTCCCTCATCCAGACGAAGCGCGGCTTTGGGTACATGCTGAAGACCGAGCAGAAGTAG